In Bosea vestrisii, the following are encoded in one genomic region:
- the tpiA gene encoding triose-phosphate isomerase encodes MTRTIKPLVAGNWKMNGVKADLAIAAEVAKGHDAELRRAVDLAICPPATLLFTLTASLIGSRIATGGQDCSAHASGAYTGEVSAPMLVDAGATYAIVGHSERRTLHGEGNAQVKAKAEAALAAGLTPIVCVGETKDEREAGKALAVVKKQLRGSVPEGTTAASLVVAYEPVWAIGTGLTPTAADVAEMHEAIRSELGRILGKATAAGVRLLYGGSVKPSNAVELMNVANVDGALVGGASLKAEDFLAIARACA; translated from the coding sequence GTGACGCGAACGATCAAGCCGCTGGTGGCGGGCAACTGGAAGATGAACGGGGTGAAGGCGGATCTCGCCATCGCCGCCGAGGTCGCCAAGGGCCATGACGCCGAGCTGCGGCGCGCCGTCGATCTCGCCATCTGCCCGCCCGCGACGCTGCTCTTCACGCTGACGGCTTCGCTGATCGGTTCGCGCATCGCGACCGGCGGGCAGGATTGCAGCGCCCATGCGAGCGGCGCCTACACCGGCGAGGTTTCGGCGCCGATGCTGGTCGATGCCGGAGCGACCTACGCGATCGTCGGTCATTCCGAGCGCCGCACCCTGCATGGCGAAGGCAATGCGCAGGTGAAGGCCAAGGCCGAGGCGGCGCTGGCGGCGGGGCTGACACCGATCGTCTGCGTCGGCGAGACCAAGGACGAGCGCGAGGCCGGCAAGGCACTTGCCGTAGTGAAGAAGCAGCTGCGCGGTTCGGTGCCCGAGGGCACGACAGCGGCCTCCCTCGTCGTCGCCTATGAGCCGGTCTGGGCGATCGGCACCGGCTTGACGCCGACGGCGGCGGATGTCGCCGAGATGCATGAAGCGATCCGCTCCGAGCTCGGACGCATCCTCGGCAAGGCGACAGCGGCAGGCGTCAGGTTGCTTTATGGCGGCTCGGTCAAGCCGAGCAATGCAGTCGAACTCATGAACGTCGCCAATGTCGACGGCGCGCTCGTGGGCGGCGCCAGCCTCAAGGCCGAAGACTTCCTGGCGATCGCGCGCGCCTGCGCCTGA
- a CDS encoding SurA N-terminal domain-containing protein, whose protein sequence is MMMQGIRKAGQSLIGKLIIAVMFGFLIISFAIWGIGDIFRGYGRNAVAVVGKTEISIEQLRTAYQNDLQRLMRQQRRQISPELARALGLDQQALSRLVTDATLDQTATKLGLAVSDETVRNSLFNDPNLKNAAGQFDPNRFNELLRAMGVNEQGFVREQRAVTMRQELAEMVVGAVTAPGALQELGHRLRHEKREIAYVTLPDSAAGEIPAPAEDALRKYFDERKAAFRAPEYRTASVLVLTAANLADPSKVSEADARARYEQIKAQRFGSAERRIVQQIGFPSVEEAKAAKAKIDAGETFEAVGASRNIAEADLTLGTFTREGLFDPAVRDAAFALAQGAVSEPVQGGFGVVLLRVPTIEAARLKSFEEVADEVRRDVAPSRAAEQMTELHDKIEDQRASAKPLAEIAKEFGLALRSFGPADSRLGKADGTQETALPGGDATQQAIFRSDIGVDNEATRLPNNGGYVWFDVSRIDPPRERSFDEVKAEVEKQWRADEVASRLSARAREIVQKLDAGEKLDAIAFAQGFAFEETTLGRQDQSDALPRNVVSLVFGTPAGKAGSAAVDNAGRVVFQVKAATVPLMFAPPRKPRTSCAC, encoded by the coding sequence ATGATGATGCAGGGCATCCGCAAGGCGGGGCAGAGCCTGATCGGCAAGCTCATCATCGCCGTGATGTTCGGCTTTCTGATCATCTCCTTCGCGATCTGGGGCATCGGCGACATCTTCCGCGGCTATGGTCGCAACGCCGTCGCCGTCGTCGGCAAGACCGAGATCAGCATCGAGCAGCTGCGCACGGCCTATCAGAACGACCTTCAGCGGTTGATGCGTCAGCAGCGTCGCCAGATCAGCCCGGAGCTGGCGCGGGCGCTCGGCCTCGACCAGCAAGCGCTCTCGCGCCTTGTCACCGACGCGACGCTGGACCAGACCGCCACGAAATTGGGCCTCGCCGTTTCTGACGAAACCGTTCGCAACAGCCTCTTCAACGATCCGAATCTGAAGAATGCCGCCGGCCAGTTCGACCCCAACCGCTTCAACGAGCTGCTGCGTGCGATGGGGGTGAACGAGCAGGGCTTCGTGCGCGAGCAGCGCGCCGTGACGATGCGCCAGGAACTCGCCGAGATGGTGGTCGGCGCCGTCACGGCCCCGGGCGCGCTGCAGGAACTCGGCCATCGCCTGCGCCACGAGAAGCGTGAGATCGCCTACGTCACCTTGCCCGACAGCGCCGCTGGCGAAATCCCCGCTCCGGCGGAGGACGCGTTGCGCAAATATTTCGACGAGCGCAAGGCCGCCTTCCGCGCCCCCGAATACCGCACCGCCAGTGTGCTCGTCCTGACGGCCGCCAACCTCGCCGACCCGAGCAAGGTCAGCGAGGCCGACGCCCGCGCCCGCTACGAGCAGATCAAGGCGCAGCGCTTCGGCTCGGCCGAGCGCCGCATTGTCCAGCAGATCGGCTTCCCGTCCGTGGAGGAGGCCAAGGCAGCCAAGGCGAAGATCGATGCCGGCGAGACCTTCGAGGCGGTCGGCGCCAGCCGCAACATCGCTGAGGCCGACCTGACTCTCGGCACCTTCACCCGCGAGGGCCTGTTCGACCCGGCCGTGCGCGACGCCGCCTTCGCGCTGGCGCAGGGCGCGGTCAGCGAGCCCGTGCAGGGCGGATTCGGCGTCGTGCTGCTGCGCGTGCCGACGATCGAAGCCGCTCGCCTCAAGAGCTTCGAGGAGGTCGCCGACGAGGTCCGCCGTGACGTTGCCCCCTCGCGCGCTGCCGAGCAGATGACCGAGCTGCACGACAAGATCGAGGACCAGCGCGCTTCGGCGAAGCCGCTGGCCGAGATCGCCAAGGAGTTTGGCCTGGCACTGCGCTCATTCGGCCCGGCCGATTCCCGCCTCGGCAAGGCCGACGGCACGCAGGAGACCGCCCTCCCCGGCGGCGACGCGACACAGCAGGCGATCTTCCGCTCCGATATCGGCGTCGACAACGAGGCGACCCGCTTGCCGAACAATGGCGGCTATGTCTGGTTCGATGTCAGCAGGATCGACCCGCCGCGCGAGCGCAGCTTCGACGAGGTCAAGGCCGAGGTCGAAAAGCAATGGCGCGCCGACGAGGTCGCCTCCCGGCTCTCGGCCAGGGCGCGCGAAATCGTGCAGAAGCTGGACGCCGGCGAGAAGCTCGACGCGATCGCCTTCGCTCAAGGGTTCGCATTCGAGGAAACGACGCTCGGCCGCCAGGACCAGAGCGACGCCCTGCCGCGCAACGTCGTCTCGCTGGTCTTCGGCACGCCTGCCGGCAAGGCTGGCTCGGCCGCGGTCGACAATGCCGGCCGCGTCGTCTTCCAGGTCAAGGCGGCGACGGTCCCCCTTATGTTCGCACCGCCGAGGAAGCCGAGAACTTCGTGCGCCTGCTGA
- a CDS encoding VOC family protein, producing the protein MPETTQARGLDHLVIGVADLDTAGTFYERLGFRVGARNRHPWGTENRIVQFPGAFLELITIGDVTLIPPHAPRHFSFGAFVRDALARGEGMSMLALESRDAVGDANGFRAAGIGDFEPFFFERQARRPDGSEVRVAFSLAFAENQAASDCGFFVCQQHEPQNFWNPAFQQHENGASGLSAVFMVTEEPAAQVSLLGSFSGAESFGTPEGGLRLPLPRGRLEVLTPEAAAATLDGDSGRTRPYFAGFAVTVPNLEPIRARLVGGDVAHHRDGARLVVSADAAFGCVIAFEQG; encoded by the coding sequence ATGCCTGAAACGACCCAAGCGCGCGGCCTTGATCATCTCGTCATCGGCGTCGCCGATCTCGATACCGCCGGCACTTTCTATGAGCGGCTCGGCTTCCGTGTCGGCGCACGCAACCGCCATCCCTGGGGCACCGAGAACCGGATCGTCCAGTTCCCCGGCGCCTTCCTCGAATTGATCACGATCGGCGACGTAACCCTGATCCCGCCGCACGCCCCCCGGCATTTCTCCTTCGGAGCCTTCGTGCGTGACGCGCTGGCGCGCGGTGAGGGCATGTCGATGCTGGCGCTGGAGAGCCGGGACGCGGTCGGCGATGCGAATGGCTTCCGCGCCGCCGGCATCGGCGACTTCGAGCCCTTCTTCTTCGAGCGGCAGGCGCGCCGGCCGGATGGCAGCGAAGTCCGCGTTGCGTTCTCGCTCGCGTTTGCAGAGAATCAGGCGGCCTCAGACTGCGGTTTCTTCGTTTGCCAGCAGCACGAGCCGCAGAATTTCTGGAACCCGGCCTTCCAGCAGCACGAGAACGGCGCGAGCGGGCTTTCCGCCGTGTTCATGGTGACAGAGGAACCGGCCGCGCAGGTCAGCCTCCTCGGCTCCTTCTCGGGAGCAGAGAGCTTTGGGACGCCGGAGGGTGGCCTGCGCCTGCCGCTGCCGCGCGGGCGCCTGGAGGTGCTGACGCCCGAGGCGGCTGCCGCAACGCTCGATGGCGACAGCGGACGGACGCGGCCCTATTTCGCCGGCTTCGCGGTCACCGTGCCGAATCTCGAGCCTATCCGTGCTCGGCTTGTCGGAGGCGACGTGGCGCATCATCGGGACGGTGCGCGCCTCG
- the secG gene encoding preprotein translocase subunit SecG, whose product MQNVLIVIHLLIVIALVGVVLLQRSEGGGLGMGSGGGGGVGGFMTGRGQANALTRATAILAGLFFITSLVLAVMATHGRTQRSIIDGAPAPTGTTAPAAPSGPSAPNAGGVLDQLRQMQNQGGSQPPQPGAPTR is encoded by the coding sequence ATGCAGAACGTTCTCATCGTCATTCACCTGCTGATCGTGATCGCGCTCGTCGGCGTCGTGCTGCTCCAGCGTTCCGAAGGCGGCGGCCTCGGCATGGGCTCCGGCGGTGGCGGCGGTGTCGGTGGCTTCATGACCGGCCGCGGCCAAGCCAATGCGCTGACCCGCGCCACGGCGATCCTGGCCGGCCTGTTCTTCATCACCTCGCTGGTGCTGGCAGTCATGGCGACGCACGGCCGGACGCAGCGCTCGATCATCGATGGCGCCCCGGCTCCGACCGGCACGACCGCGCCGGCGGCTCCGAGCGGGCCTTCCGCGCCGAATGCCGGTGGCGTGCTCGACCAGCTCAGGCAGATGCAGAACCAAGGCGGATCACAACCGCCGCAACCAGGCGCACCGACACGGTGA
- a CDS encoding DUF1190 domain-containing protein, which yields MKRSTQIGLAAAGVVLVATYWSLSGGETDDSLVYNNVAECWAANQLSASQCEQRFNEASANHLRDAKKFTSSASCEQEFGSSGCQSATWNNAQVFIPALAGIMLARQFMSGGGAAQPLLPPTSAACPPGSRQPGSGRPECEQPTRTSSSSSSSGGYYGGSSSRSRAYTTSSGQAMVARNISSTGMASTPSVASRGGFGSTSRSFSSSSSS from the coding sequence ATGAAGCGCTCGACCCAGATCGGGCTTGCCGCCGCTGGCGTGGTGCTGGTCGCGACCTACTGGTCGCTCTCCGGCGGCGAGACCGACGATTCGCTGGTTTACAACAACGTCGCCGAGTGCTGGGCCGCCAACCAGCTCAGCGCCAGCCAATGCGAGCAGCGCTTCAACGAGGCGTCCGCCAACCATTTGCGCGACGCCAAGAAATTCACCAGCAGCGCCTCCTGCGAGCAGGAATTCGGCTCCAGCGGCTGCCAGAGTGCGACCTGGAATAATGCCCAGGTCTTCATCCCGGCGCTCGCCGGCATCATGCTGGCTCGGCAGTTCATGTCCGGCGGCGGTGCGGCCCAGCCGCTGTTGCCGCCGACCAGCGCAGCCTGTCCACCCGGGTCCCGCCAGCCCGGCTCCGGCCGGCCGGAATGCGAGCAGCCCACCCGGACCTCGTCCTCGTCATCGTCAAGCGGCGGCTATTATGGCGGCAGCAGCAGCCGCTCCCGGGCGTATACGACCAGCTCGGGCCAGGCGATGGTCGCTCGCAACATTTCCTCAACGGGAATGGCGAGCACGCCGAGCGTCGCCTCGCGTGGCGGTTTCGGCTCGACCTCGCGCTCCTTCTCCTCCTCGTCATCATCCTGA
- a CDS encoding DUF350 domain-containing protein, with protein MTISMAGLPAFLLYFCVGFALIAGFAAVYMRLTAHDEVALIRGGNLSAAVAFGGNLIGFSVPLEKAIEQAASVPDLVIWAVIAMVIQFGAYGFARIVIPDLSRKIEEDRIPSAAMLAVIAILSGTLAAASMTE; from the coding sequence ATGACGATCTCGATGGCCGGGTTGCCGGCGTTCCTTCTCTACTTTTGTGTCGGCTTCGCGCTGATCGCCGGTTTTGCCGCGGTCTATATGCGACTGACCGCCCATGATGAGGTCGCGCTGATTCGAGGCGGCAATCTCTCGGCCGCGGTCGCCTTCGGCGGCAATCTCATTGGCTTCTCGGTGCCGCTGGAGAAGGCGATCGAGCAGGCGGCCAGCGTTCCCGACCTGGTGATCTGGGCGGTGATCGCGATGGTCATCCAGTTCGGCGCCTATGGCTTCGCCCGCATCGTCATCCCCGACCTCTCGCGCAAAATCGAGGAGGACCGGATCCCCTCGGCCGCGATGCTGGCGGTGATCGCCATTCTCAGCGGGACGCTCGCGGCCGCCAGCATGACCGAGTGA
- a CDS encoding CTP synthase, producing MTRYVFITGGVVSSLGKGLAAAALAALLQARGHTVRLRKLDPYLNVDPGTMSPYQHGEVFVTDDGAETDLDLGHYERFTGRPCNKGDNITTGRIYMDILTRERRGDYLGATIQVIPHVTNAIKEFVLSGNDGYDFVLVEIGGTVGDIESLPFLEAIRQTGQQLPRGQCIFVHLTLLPYIPTAGELKTKPTQHSVAELRSIGIQPDILLCRTDREIPVEERRKLALFCNVRETAVIEARDVASIYDVPLSYHAEGLDTEVLAAFGMDDNAAPDISNWRRISERIKNPEGEVTIAIVGKYTGMKDAYKSLIEALTHGGIANRVKVNLDWIESEVFEKEDPAPFLEHVHGILVPGGFGHRGAEGKIKAASFARQRKVPYFGICFGMQMAVIEAARSLAGIKDANSTEFGPTNQPVVGLMTEWMRGNELEQRFSGGDLGGTMRLGAYQSKLSADTKIAQIYGSTEISERHRHRYEVNMGYREQLEAKGLRFSGVSPDGLLPETVEYADHPWFIGVQYHPELKSRPFEPHPLFASFIEAAVVQSRLV from the coding sequence ATGACGCGGTATGTTTTTATCACCGGCGGCGTGGTGTCCTCGCTTGGCAAAGGCCTGGCGGCGGCGGCTCTGGCTGCTCTCCTGCAGGCGCGTGGCCATACGGTCCGCCTGCGCAAGCTCGACCCCTATCTCAACGTCGATCCGGGCACGATGAGCCCGTATCAGCACGGCGAGGTCTTCGTCACCGACGACGGCGCCGAGACCGACCTCGACCTCGGCCATTACGAGCGTTTCACCGGCCGGCCCTGCAACAAGGGCGACAACATCACCACCGGCCGCATCTACATGGACATCCTGACGCGCGAGCGCCGGGGCGACTATCTCGGCGCCACGATCCAGGTGATCCCGCACGTCACCAACGCCATCAAGGAATTCGTCCTCTCCGGCAATGACGGCTACGACTTCGTGCTGGTCGAGATCGGCGGCACGGTCGGCGATATCGAGAGCTTGCCCTTCCTGGAGGCCATCCGCCAGACCGGCCAGCAATTGCCACGCGGCCAGTGCATCTTCGTGCACCTGACGCTGCTGCCCTATATCCCGACCGCCGGCGAATTGAAGACCAAGCCGACGCAGCATTCGGTCGCCGAACTGCGCTCGATCGGCATCCAGCCCGACATCCTGCTCTGCCGCACCGATCGCGAGATCCCGGTGGAGGAGCGGCGCAAGCTCGCGCTGTTCTGCAATGTCCGCGAGACGGCGGTGATCGAGGCGCGCGACGTCGCCTCGATCTACGACGTGCCGCTGTCCTATCACGCCGAAGGGCTCGACACCGAGGTGCTGGCGGCGTTCGGCATGGACGACAACGCCGCGCCCGACATCAGCAATTGGCGGCGCATCTCCGAGCGGATCAAGAACCCGGAGGGCGAGGTCACCATCGCCATCGTCGGCAAGTACACCGGGATGAAGGACGCCTATAAGTCGCTGATCGAGGCGCTGACCCATGGCGGCATCGCCAACCGGGTCAAGGTCAATCTCGACTGGATCGAGTCGGAGGTCTTCGAGAAGGAGGACCCGGCGCCCTTCCTCGAGCATGTCCACGGCATCCTGGTGCCCGGCGGCTTCGGTCATCGCGGCGCCGAGGGCAAGATCAAGGCAGCGAGCTTCGCCAGGCAGCGCAAGGTACCCTATTTCGGCATCTGCTTCGGCATGCAGATGGCGGTGATCGAGGCGGCGCGTTCGCTCGCCGGGATCAAGGACGCCAACTCGACCGAGTTCGGCCCGACCAACCAGCCCGTCGTCGGCCTGATGACAGAATGGATGCGGGGCAACGAGCTGGAACAGCGGTTTTCCGGCGGCGATCTCGGCGGCACGATGCGACTCGGCGCTTACCAGTCGAAGCTCTCGGCCGACACCAAGATCGCGCAGATTTATGGCTCGACCGAGATTTCGGAGCGGCACCGTCACCGCTACGAAGTCAATATGGGCTATCGTGAGCAGCTTGAGGCCAAAGGCCTGCGCTTCAGCGGCGTCTCGCCCGACGGCCTGCTGCCCGAGACGGTCGAATATGCCGACCATCCCTGGTTCATCGGCGTGCAGTACCATCCCGAGCTGAAGTCGCGCCCGTTCGAGCCACACCCGCTGTTCGCCAGCTTCATCGAGGCGGCGGTGGTGCAGAGCCGCCTGGTCTGA
- a CDS encoding GFA family protein: protein MKERHASCSCGSLSLICRGEPALVSLCHCRECQRRTGSTYGIAAFFPRSEVAISGEATAYRREADSGFEVTQHFCPRCGSTVYWEPLRKPEMIAVAVGAFADRDFPAPGKQVYTQHRHPWVAVPID, encoded by the coding sequence ATGAAGGAAAGACATGCCAGCTGCTCTTGCGGGTCTCTGAGCCTGATCTGCCGCGGCGAGCCGGCGCTCGTCTCGCTCTGCCATTGCCGCGAATGCCAGCGCCGCACCGGCAGCACCTATGGCATCGCCGCCTTCTTTCCGCGCTCGGAGGTCGCGATCAGCGGCGAGGCAACTGCCTATCGCCGCGAAGCCGATAGCGGCTTCGAGGTCACGCAGCACTTCTGTCCGCGTTGCGGCAGCACGGTTTATTGGGAGCCGTTGCGCAAGCCGGAAATGATCGCAGTCGCCGTCGGCGCCTTCGCCGACCGGGATTTTCCGGCGCCCGGCAAGCAGGTCTATACGCAACACCGCCACCCTTGGGTCGCGGTGCCGATCGACTAG
- a CDS encoding ABC transporter substrate-binding protein, giving the protein MRLRATMIGSGLALALLAGTAAVAQQAQKVTVAVTAIVEHPALDAARDGVKKALEDAGYKDGANLTFRYESAQGSPATAAQIAQKFAGENPTVIVAIATPSAQAMVTATQTIPVVFTAVTDPVAAQIVKDRQAPGGNVTGISDFSPLEAQFDLIKELVPTAKRIGVVYNPGEANSVALLNAVKALAPARSLQIVEASAGRTADVSGAAQNLVGKVDAIYLPTDNTIISALGTVLNVGADNKLPVFTGDTESVQKGSVASIGFDYFQVGVETGAVVVRVLKGEKPGSIPVKNASGSNLVINTKAAAAMGVTIPPAVQARAKQVIN; this is encoded by the coding sequence ATGCGTTTGCGCGCAACCATGATCGGCAGCGGTCTCGCTCTGGCGCTTCTGGCCGGAACGGCCGCAGTCGCGCAGCAGGCCCAGAAGGTGACGGTCGCCGTTACCGCCATCGTCGAGCATCCGGCGCTCGATGCTGCCCGCGACGGCGTCAAGAAGGCGCTGGAGGATGCCGGCTACAAGGACGGCGCCAACCTCACCTTCCGCTATGAATCGGCGCAGGGCTCGCCGGCGACGGCGGCGCAGATCGCCCAGAAATTCGCCGGCGAGAACCCGACCGTGATCGTCGCGATCGCGACCCCCTCCGCCCAGGCGATGGTCACGGCGACGCAGACGATTCCGGTGGTGTTCACCGCGGTGACCGACCCGGTCGCGGCCCAGATCGTCAAGGATCGGCAGGCTCCGGGCGGCAACGTCACCGGCATTTCCGACTTCTCGCCGCTGGAAGCCCAGTTCGACCTGATCAAGGAACTGGTCCCGACGGCCAAGCGGATCGGCGTCGTCTACAATCCGGGCGAGGCCAACAGCGTCGCGCTCCTCAACGCGGTCAAGGCTTTGGCGCCGGCCCGCAGCCTCCAGATCGTCGAAGCCTCGGCCGGCCGCACGGCCGATGTCTCCGGCGCAGCGCAGAACCTCGTCGGCAAGGTCGACGCGATCTACCTGCCGACCGACAACACGATCATCTCGGCGCTCGGCACGGTTCTGAACGTTGGCGCCGACAACAAGCTGCCGGTCTTCACCGGCGACACCGAGTCGGTCCAGAAGGGCTCGGTCGCCTCGATCGGCTTCGACTACTTCCAGGTCGGCGTCGAGACGGGTGCCGTGGTCGTGCGCGTCCTCAAGGGCGAGAAGCCCGGCTCCATCCCGGTCAAGAATGCCAGCGGCAGCAACCTGGTCATCAACACCAAGGCCGCTGCCGCCATGGGCGTGACCATCCCGCCGGCCGTGCAGGCGCGCGCCAAGCAGGTGATCAACTGA
- the trpE gene encoding anthranilate synthase component I: protein MGPAADFARFATAYAAGEAQLLTLSLVGDCETPVAAFLKLRQAHKGPAFLLESVEGGAVRGRYSMIGLDPDLIWRCHRGQASLCHPAQGEEFVSDPRPAFDSLRALLAESAIPDRDGLPPMAAGVFGYLGYDMVRLMERLPQPKETGPDVPDAILTRPTLMVVFDSIRDEITVVTPVRPQAAVSARVAHERAQERLDAVVRALEGPLPAEAGIDIAAIPHPESVSNTSEAEFHAMVATAQEYVRAGDIFQVVLSQRFEAPFELPPFALYRALRRVNPAPFLCYLDFERFQIVCSSPEILVRLRDGKVTIRPIAGTRPRGATPAADEALADELLADPKERAEHLMLLDLGRNDVGRVAEIGSVSVTDSFFIERYSQVMHIVSNVEGRVSGEHDALSALAAGFPAGTVSGAPKVRAMEIIDELEKDGRGAYGGCIGYFGANGEMDTCIVLRTAVVQDGRMQVQAGAGIVYDSNPASEQLECINKAKALFKAAEEAVRFAARSRRGQ, encoded by the coding sequence ATGGGTCCGGCCGCCGACTTCGCCCGCTTCGCCACCGCATATGCGGCAGGCGAAGCGCAATTGCTGACCCTGTCGCTGGTCGGTGATTGCGAGACGCCGGTCGCCGCCTTCCTCAAGCTGCGGCAGGCCCATAAAGGCCCCGCCTTCCTGCTGGAATCCGTCGAGGGCGGCGCCGTGCGTGGCCGCTATTCGATGATCGGGCTCGACCCGGATCTGATCTGGCGCTGTCATCGCGGGCAGGCCTCGCTTTGTCACCCTGCGCAGGGCGAGGAGTTCGTTTCCGATCCGCGCCCTGCCTTCGACAGCCTCCGCGCCTTGCTCGCCGAGAGCGCGATCCCTGATCGCGACGGCCTGCCGCCGATGGCTGCGGGCGTCTTCGGCTATCTCGGCTACGACATGGTGCGCCTGATGGAGCGCCTGCCGCAGCCGAAGGAGACCGGGCCGGACGTGCCCGATGCCATCCTGACGCGGCCGACGCTGATGGTGGTGTTCGATTCGATCCGCGACGAGATCACGGTGGTCACACCTGTCCGGCCGCAGGCGGCCGTCTCGGCCCGCGTCGCCCATGAACGGGCACAGGAGCGGCTCGACGCTGTGGTGCGGGCCCTCGAAGGGCCCCTGCCCGCCGAGGCCGGCATCGATATCGCCGCGATTCCCCATCCCGAATCCGTCTCGAACACCAGCGAGGCCGAGTTCCACGCGATGGTCGCGACAGCGCAGGAATATGTCCGCGCCGGCGACATCTTCCAGGTCGTGCTGTCGCAGCGCTTCGAGGCGCCGTTCGAATTGCCGCCCTTCGCGCTCTATCGCGCGCTGCGGCGGGTCAATCCGGCGCCCTTCCTCTGCTATCTCGACTTCGAACGCTTCCAGATCGTCTGCTCCAGCCCCGAGATCCTGGTCCGGCTGCGCGACGGCAAGGTGACGATCCGCCCGATCGCCGGCACGCGGCCACGCGGCGCAACGCCGGCGGCCGACGAGGCGCTCGCCGACGAATTGCTGGCCGATCCGAAGGAGCGGGCCGAGCATCTGATGCTGCTCGATCTTGGCCGCAACGATGTCGGCCGGGTCGCGGAGATCGGCAGCGTCAGCGTCACCGATTCCTTCTTCATCGAGCGCTACAGCCAGGTGATGCACATCGTCTCGAACGTCGAGGGACGCGTCTCCGGGGAGCACGACGCGCTCTCGGCGCTCGCCGCCGGTTTCCCGGCCGGCACCGTCTCCGGCGCACCCAAGGTCCGCGCCATGGAGATCATCGACGAGCTCGAGAAGGACGGGCGCGGCGCCTATGGCGGCTGCATCGGCTATTTCGGTGCCAATGGCGAGATGGACACCTGCATCGTCCTGCGCACCGCGGTCGTCCAGGATGGCCGCATGCAGGTCCAGGCCGGCGCCGGCATCGTCTATGATTCGAACCCGGCTTCCGAACAGCTCGAATGCATCAACAAGGCGAAAGCCCTGTTCAAGGCGGCCGAGGAAGCCGTGCGCTTCGCCGCGCGCAGCCGGCGAGGGCAATGA